In Streptomyces durocortorensis, a genomic segment contains:
- a CDS encoding WXG100 family type VII secretion target produces MADYIVNDEKTSAAASQTMNEYEIAVAQLNKIKADLDALTADGYNTPSARNDFQPFVQEYMDNYGKVTEGLTGISEYVKKYGEGMTQFDSEMGASLRK; encoded by the coding sequence ATGGCCGATTACATCGTCAACGACGAGAAGACCAGCGCCGCCGCCTCGCAGACCATGAACGAGTACGAGATCGCGGTCGCCCAGCTCAACAAGATCAAGGCCGATCTGGACGCCCTCACCGCCGACGGCTACAACACCCCGTCGGCGAGGAACGACTTCCAGCCCTTCGTGCAGGAGTACATGGACAACTACGGCAAGGTCACCGAGGGCCTCACCGGCATCTCCGAGTACGTCAAGAAGTACGGCGAGGGCATGACCCAGTTCGACTCCGAGATGGGCGCCAGCCTCCGCAAGTGA
- a CDS encoding FtsK/SpoIIIE domain-containing protein, giving the protein MRLTVTAVDPEQGQTADIMIEADPEAPAGELAEQLYRRLRGGSPDTPPVLYHGATPLPADQPMAAAALRSGSLLSLDAPAPEAGPEPDGVVELRGVGGADAGVVFRLSPGDYEIGSAASCRIQLRAEGLAKTAARLKVHADGTATVRAADQDGVARDGTEARDWTPWPLGGVLTVGPVLLELSAPSVPDAALQPSDDGVGLDYNRPPRLLPPPVNNRFQLPVPPGKPARNKLQLVLIFAPLMLAGVSFLFFNNPRFLIFGVLSPVVALISQFSNKRRGKESYEDQLKEYEEKKAVLEQDVDEAVLAEQHARRLAAPDPASTLLIATGPRQRLWERRWRDDDFLLMRLGVADRPAYVELQDPAEPEHRRRVDRTTHAVPVTVPLRSSGVMGVAGGAAAEPLVRWLIAQAAVLHSPSDLRICVLSGTGGAERWSWVHWLPHCAPLGEDTISLVGASAESVGRRIAEITAVIAARQQAGDRAPRGGAVGEPDLLVVLDGARRLRSLPGVIQILRDGPAVGVYALCVDDEARLLPEECRAVALAGPKWLRAEHDHADPVDEVRMDAPTRSWCVGVARALAPIRDVGDDADENLLPASARLLDVLGLEPPTPDAVAARWVITARSTRAVIGEGVDGPFAVDLAADGPHGLIAGTTGSGKSELLQSLVASLAVANRPDELNFVLVDYKGGSAFAECEDLPHTVGMVTDLDTHLVGRALVSLGAELKRREHILARAGAKDIDDYTDKRTRSTDLAPMPRLVLVIDEFASMVRELPDFVSGLVNIAQRGRSLGIHLILATQRPSGAVTADIRANTNLRIALRTTDTGESRDIIDAPDSGQLSPRTPGRAHARLGHAALLPFQTGRIGGRRPDAPAADEDRPAPVLTELHWEALGAPMPRPDTQEDAFQPITDLSVLVDAVREAATRLAVPPARRPWLPPLPDTLALTDLPTPPEEGEAPEDGRLAPVAFGLIDVPTEQTRDRLAFDLDEMGHLFVVGSPRSGRSQTLRTLAAALAGAHRCADVHLYGLDCGNGALQALGVLPHCGAVVDRGQVERVARLLNRLTAEVGRRRELLGRRGVSDLAELRRVLPEEERPPHILLLVDRFEAFERDFANYDQGSLMDAMTLLMREGASVGVHLVPAGDRILGQSRFSACTEDKLVLRCNDRADYSMVGLNARNVPEGLPAGRAVIAKDTNSAQVALVPGTGRTDATGAGQAQALAALAERVAERDADIPAERRPFRVDVLPDELDFATALARRPRNTSPLWAMIGVGGDELAAIGTDLSRVPSFVIAGPPRSGRSTVLLTMAKSLTDTGTKIVVIAPRSSPLRGLAGQPGVVEVFTDADVAVADFRAALGKVDSPAGAILVDDAEMMINSELDTDFVALARGSAGDGWGLIVAGNNEALLGGIGGWQAAVRRNRCGALLAPRLMGDGELVGTRLPRGLMGQDTEPGRAHLQLGDGRFTTVRVPATTVD; this is encoded by the coding sequence ATGCGTCTGACCGTCACCGCCGTCGACCCGGAACAGGGCCAGACCGCGGACATCATGATCGAGGCCGACCCCGAGGCCCCCGCGGGCGAACTCGCCGAGCAACTGTACCGACGGCTGCGCGGCGGCTCCCCGGACACACCGCCCGTCCTCTACCACGGTGCGACCCCGCTGCCCGCCGACCAGCCGATGGCGGCCGCTGCCCTGCGCTCCGGCAGCCTGCTGTCCCTGGACGCTCCCGCACCCGAGGCGGGCCCCGAGCCGGACGGCGTCGTGGAACTGCGCGGCGTCGGCGGCGCCGACGCCGGAGTGGTGTTCCGGCTGTCGCCCGGTGACTACGAAATCGGATCGGCCGCTTCCTGCCGCATCCAGCTCCGCGCCGAAGGACTCGCGAAGACCGCGGCCCGCCTGAAGGTGCACGCCGACGGCACCGCCACCGTACGCGCGGCCGACCAGGACGGCGTCGCCCGGGACGGCACCGAGGCGCGGGACTGGACGCCATGGCCGCTCGGCGGCGTCCTCACCGTCGGCCCGGTCCTGCTCGAACTGTCCGCGCCCTCCGTGCCCGACGCCGCCCTCCAGCCCTCCGACGACGGCGTGGGACTCGACTACAACCGGCCGCCCCGGCTGCTGCCCCCACCCGTGAACAACCGCTTCCAGCTCCCCGTACCGCCCGGCAAACCTGCCCGCAACAAGCTCCAGCTCGTGCTGATCTTCGCGCCGCTGATGCTGGCCGGCGTCTCGTTCCTCTTCTTCAACAACCCCAGGTTCCTGATCTTCGGCGTCCTCTCCCCGGTTGTCGCCCTCATCTCCCAGTTCTCCAACAAACGTCGTGGAAAGGAGAGTTACGAGGACCAGCTCAAGGAGTACGAGGAGAAGAAGGCCGTTCTGGAACAGGACGTGGACGAGGCGGTGCTCGCCGAACAGCACGCCCGCCGCCTCGCCGCCCCGGACCCGGCCTCGACCCTGCTGATCGCCACCGGCCCGCGGCAGCGGCTGTGGGAGCGCCGCTGGCGCGACGACGACTTCCTGCTGATGCGTCTCGGCGTCGCCGACCGCCCCGCCTACGTGGAGCTCCAGGACCCCGCCGAGCCGGAACACCGCCGCCGGGTCGACCGCACCACGCACGCCGTGCCCGTGACCGTGCCGCTGCGCTCCTCGGGCGTCATGGGCGTCGCCGGAGGCGCCGCCGCCGAGCCGCTGGTGCGCTGGCTGATCGCCCAGGCCGCCGTCCTGCACAGCCCCTCCGACCTGCGGATCTGCGTACTGTCCGGCACCGGCGGTGCGGAACGGTGGTCCTGGGTGCACTGGCTGCCGCACTGCGCTCCGCTCGGTGAGGACACCATCTCCCTGGTCGGTGCGAGCGCCGAGTCCGTGGGACGCCGCATCGCCGAGATCACCGCCGTGATCGCCGCCCGGCAGCAGGCCGGCGACCGGGCGCCGCGGGGCGGCGCCGTGGGCGAACCCGACCTCCTGGTCGTCCTCGACGGCGCCCGCAGGCTCCGCTCGCTGCCCGGCGTCATCCAGATCCTCCGCGACGGACCGGCCGTCGGCGTGTACGCGCTCTGCGTGGACGACGAGGCCCGGCTCCTGCCCGAGGAGTGCCGCGCCGTAGCCCTGGCCGGGCCGAAGTGGCTGCGTGCCGAACACGACCACGCCGACCCCGTCGACGAGGTCCGCATGGACGCGCCCACCCGGTCGTGGTGCGTGGGCGTGGCCCGCGCGCTCGCGCCGATCCGCGACGTGGGCGACGACGCCGACGAGAACCTGCTGCCCGCGTCCGCCCGGCTCCTCGACGTGCTCGGCCTCGAACCGCCCACCCCCGACGCCGTCGCCGCCCGCTGGGTGATCACCGCCCGCAGCACCCGCGCCGTGATCGGCGAGGGTGTGGACGGCCCGTTCGCCGTCGACCTGGCCGCCGACGGGCCGCACGGACTGATCGCCGGCACCACCGGCTCCGGCAAGTCCGAACTGCTCCAGTCCCTGGTGGCGAGCCTCGCCGTCGCCAACCGGCCCGACGAGCTGAACTTCGTCCTCGTCGACTACAAGGGCGGCAGCGCCTTCGCCGAGTGCGAGGACCTGCCGCACACCGTCGGCATGGTCACCGATCTGGACACCCATCTGGTGGGGCGGGCCCTGGTCTCCCTCGGCGCCGAGCTGAAGCGGCGCGAGCACATCCTCGCCCGGGCCGGAGCGAAGGACATCGACGACTACACCGACAAGCGCACCCGCAGCACCGACCTCGCCCCCATGCCCCGGCTCGTCCTCGTCATCGACGAGTTCGCCTCCATGGTGCGCGAACTTCCCGACTTCGTCTCCGGGCTCGTCAACATCGCCCAGCGGGGCCGCTCCCTCGGCATCCACCTGATCCTCGCCACCCAACGGCCCTCCGGAGCGGTCACCGCCGACATCCGTGCCAACACCAACCTGCGGATCGCGCTGCGCACCACCGACACCGGCGAGAGCCGCGACATCATCGACGCCCCCGACTCCGGGCAGCTCTCCCCGCGCACTCCCGGCCGCGCACACGCCAGGCTCGGTCACGCGGCGCTGCTCCCCTTCCAGACCGGCCGGATCGGCGGCCGTCGCCCCGACGCCCCGGCCGCGGACGAGGACCGCCCGGCGCCGGTGCTCACCGAACTCCACTGGGAGGCGCTCGGCGCACCGATGCCGCGGCCGGACACCCAGGAGGACGCCTTCCAGCCGATCACCGACCTGTCGGTGCTGGTCGACGCGGTACGCGAGGCGGCCACCCGGCTCGCCGTGCCGCCGGCCCGGCGCCCCTGGCTGCCCCCCTTGCCCGACACCCTCGCCCTCACCGACCTGCCCACGCCGCCCGAGGAGGGCGAGGCGCCGGAGGACGGCCGGCTCGCCCCGGTGGCATTCGGACTCATCGACGTACCGACCGAGCAGACACGGGACCGGCTCGCCTTCGATCTGGACGAGATGGGCCATCTGTTCGTCGTCGGGTCGCCGCGCAGCGGCCGGTCCCAGACGCTGCGCACCCTCGCCGCCGCTCTCGCCGGAGCACACAGGTGCGCCGACGTCCACCTGTACGGACTCGACTGCGGCAACGGAGCCCTCCAGGCACTCGGCGTGCTGCCCCACTGCGGGGCGGTGGTGGACCGGGGCCAGGTCGAACGGGTGGCCCGCCTGCTGAACCGCTTGACGGCCGAGGTCGGCCGCCGCCGTGAACTCCTCGGCAGGCGGGGTGTCTCCGATCTCGCGGAGTTGCGCCGCGTCCTGCCCGAGGAGGAGCGGCCCCCGCACATCCTGCTGCTCGTCGACCGGTTCGAGGCATTCGAGCGGGACTTCGCCAACTACGACCAGGGCAGTCTGATGGACGCCATGACCCTCCTGATGCGCGAGGGCGCGAGTGTCGGTGTGCATCTGGTCCCGGCCGGCGACCGAATCCTCGGCCAGAGCCGGTTCTCCGCCTGCACCGAGGACAAGCTGGTACTGCGCTGCAACGACCGAGCCGACTACTCGATGGTGGGCCTCAACGCCCGCAACGTCCCCGAGGGACTTCCGGCCGGCCGCGCCGTCATCGCCAAGGACACCAACAGCGCCCAGGTCGCGCTGGTCCCCGGCACCGGACGGACCGACGCCACCGGCGCGGGTCAGGCCCAGGCACTCGCCGCACTCGCCGAACGTGTCGCGGAACGCGACGCCGACATACCCGCCGAGCGCAGACCGTTCCGTGTGGACGTGCTGCCCGACGAGCTGGATTTCGCGACGGCTCTCGCGCGCAGGCCGCGGAACACCTCTCCGCTGTGGGCGATGATCGGTGTGGGCGGCGACGAACTCGCCGCCATCGGCACCGACCTGTCGCGGGTGCCGTCCTTCGTGATCGCCGGCCCACCGAGGTCCGGACGGAGCACGGTGCTGCTCACCATGGCGAAGTCCCTGACCGATACCGGCACGAAGATCGTGGTGATCGCGCCACGCAGTTCACCGCTGCGCGGCCTCGCCGGACAGCCCGGCGTGGTGGAGGTCTTCACCGACGCCGATGTCGCCGTCGCCGACTTCCGGGCCGCACTCGGCAAGGTCGACAGCCCGGCCGGAGCCATCCTCGTCGACGACGCGGAAATGATGATCAACTCCGAGCTCGACACCGACTTCGTCGCGCTCGCACGCGGCAGCGCCGGGGACGGCTGGGGGCTGATCGTGGCCGGCAACAACGAGGCGCTGCTCGGCGGCATCGGCGGCTGGCAGGCCGCTGTACGCCGCAACCGCTGTGGCGCACTGCTCGCGCCCCGGCTGATGGGCGACGGCGAACTCGTGGGGACGCGTCTGCCGCGCGGTCTCATGGGGCAGGACACCGAACCCGGCCGCGCCCATCTGCAGCTCGGCGACGGCCGCTTCACCACGGTCCGCGTCCCCGCGACCACGGTGGACTGA
- a CDS encoding COG4315 family predicted lipoprotein: MHARKAFFAIPLALGLVACGSGSDGATDSAGGRKAPGRSASGTEVTVANVELGSILVDGRGRTLYAFTKDKETTSNCAAECIAVWPALTTHSPAAAGKGVERSLLREARQAGGAVQVTYGEWPLYYYVGDMVPGDVNGQGLDGEWFAVSPDGKLVRKPA, from the coding sequence ATGCACGCACGCAAGGCGTTCTTCGCCATCCCCCTGGCCCTGGGACTCGTCGCCTGCGGTTCCGGGAGCGACGGCGCCACCGACAGCGCCGGCGGCCGCAAGGCACCGGGCAGGTCCGCGTCCGGCACCGAGGTCACCGTGGCGAACGTCGAGCTCGGTTCCATCCTGGTCGACGGACGGGGCCGCACCCTGTACGCCTTCACCAAGGACAAGGAGACCACCAGCAACTGTGCGGCGGAGTGCATCGCCGTGTGGCCCGCACTGACGACCCACTCCCCCGCCGCCGCGGGCAAGGGCGTCGAGAGGTCGCTGCTGCGTGAGGCGAGGCAAGCGGGCGGTGCCGTGCAGGTCACGTACGGGGAGTGGCCGCTGTACTACTACGTCGGCGACATGGTGCCGGGCGACGTCAACGGGCAGGGCCTGGACGGCGAGTGGTTCGCCGTGTCGCCCGACGGAAAGCTCGTCCGCAAGCCCGCGTGA
- a CDS encoding CHRD domain-containing protein — protein sequence MRRLTAAAGVAVLVAGLTGFAGVAPASAEDGPGARVSTAAAEAARAPAVSMIARLTGGQGVQGKDGSAEEDKDGKAVALVKVKGDRVTFALTWNGISRPTRGHLHQGQEGKDGGVKAELFGSAMPASVNSAAGQTSMSSAALARRLRSSPGDFFIDLHTEESPGGAVRGQLRLLEKPVNPLSIIRGGTLRALADGGQEVSTGEAGTAGDPDGHSTTFLRPRPDRVDYSMAWVNIGPPLAGQIHEGVLGENGDVRLPLFVSPVPKNVFAISGSVSTPDGELLARLKGSPTGFYSNVHTRDFPDGAIRGQLFL from the coding sequence ATGCGCAGGCTCACTGCCGCGGCGGGCGTCGCCGTGCTCGTCGCCGGCCTCACCGGCTTTGCCGGTGTTGCCCCGGCATCGGCCGAGGACGGCCCCGGAGCCCGGGTCTCGACGGCCGCCGCCGAAGCGGCGCGGGCACCGGCGGTCTCCATGATCGCTCGGCTCACCGGTGGCCAGGGCGTGCAGGGGAAGGACGGGTCCGCCGAGGAGGACAAGGACGGCAAGGCCGTCGCACTCGTCAAGGTCAAGGGCGACCGGGTCACCTTCGCCCTCACCTGGAACGGCATCAGCAGGCCGACACGCGGCCACCTCCACCAGGGCCAGGAGGGCAAGGACGGCGGAGTGAAGGCCGAGTTGTTCGGCTCGGCCATGCCCGCCTCGGTGAACTCCGCTGCCGGCCAGACCTCGATGTCCTCCGCCGCGCTCGCCCGGCGCCTGCGCAGCAGCCCCGGTGACTTCTTCATCGACCTGCACACCGAGGAGTCTCCCGGCGGCGCGGTGCGCGGACAGCTCCGGCTCCTGGAGAAGCCGGTGAACCCGCTCAGCATCATCAGGGGCGGCACACTCCGCGCGCTCGCGGACGGCGGACAGGAGGTCTCGACCGGCGAGGCCGGCACGGCGGGCGACCCGGACGGACACAGCACCACCTTTCTGCGCCCGCGGCCGGACCGCGTCGACTACTCCATGGCATGGGTGAACATCGGACCGCCGCTGGCCGGCCAGATCCACGAGGGTGTGCTGGGCGAGAACGGCGACGTACGCCTCCCGCTCTTCGTCTCTCCCGTACCGAAGAACGTCTTCGCGATCTCCGGCAGCGTCAGCACCCCCGACGGCGAGCTGCTCGCACGCCTCAAGGGGAGCCCGACCGGCTTCTACTCGAACGTGCACACCCGGGATTTCCCCGACGGCGCCATACGGGGGCAGCTGTTCCTCTGA
- a CDS encoding DUF1996 domain-containing protein, with amino-acid sequence MWIKLPFSKSRLFWGILPVPLGLAVFLGILTFGADGAVRVSNAPADSKYVNMGAAVPVQRPAAGPDASTGSYTVDCGRNEQGHYNMDNVVISPGVVNGAHHTHDYVGNLSTDALSTDRSLAAAGTTCAGGDRSTYYWPVLRRLDRTGEGHQAGPGAHGNTGEAVTASSVRVEFRGNPVSSVVGMPRFLRLITGDPVAATTESSNVRAQWGCSGYPDRFARNYVRCPQGSGPTRTLDFPSCWNGLATDSRDHRTHAEFPAADGACPRSTFPVPQLRITLTYSLPAGTPFAVDSFPEQQRDPVTDHAIFVNVMTEDRMAALVRCINGGRHCESGPP; translated from the coding sequence GTGTGGATCAAGCTGCCCTTCTCCAAGTCCCGGTTGTTCTGGGGCATTTTGCCCGTACCGCTCGGGCTGGCGGTGTTCCTCGGCATCCTGACGTTCGGCGCCGACGGGGCCGTCAGGGTGTCCAACGCGCCCGCCGACAGCAAGTACGTGAACATGGGGGCAGCCGTGCCGGTCCAGCGTCCCGCCGCCGGACCTGACGCGTCCACCGGTTCGTACACCGTCGACTGCGGCCGCAACGAACAGGGCCACTACAACATGGACAACGTCGTGATCTCCCCCGGCGTCGTGAACGGAGCCCACCACACCCACGACTACGTCGGCAATCTCTCCACCGACGCCTTGTCCACCGACCGGAGCCTGGCCGCCGCCGGAACCACCTGCGCGGGCGGCGACCGGTCCACGTACTACTGGCCCGTGCTGCGCCGCCTCGACCGTACCGGCGAGGGCCACCAGGCCGGCCCCGGCGCCCACGGGAACACCGGTGAGGCCGTTACCGCCTCCTCGGTACGGGTGGAGTTCCGCGGCAACCCGGTCAGCTCGGTCGTCGGGATGCCCCGTTTCCTGCGGCTGATCACGGGCGACCCGGTCGCGGCCACCACGGAGAGCTCGAACGTCCGCGCCCAGTGGGGCTGTTCCGGCTACCCGGACCGGTTCGCCCGGAACTACGTGCGCTGTCCGCAGGGCAGCGGACCGACCCGCACCCTGGACTTCCCGAGCTGTTGGAACGGCCTCGCGACCGACAGCCGCGACCACCGTACGCACGCGGAGTTCCCCGCCGCGGACGGCGCCTGTCCACGGTCCACGTTTCCCGTGCCGCAACTGCGCATCACTCTCACCTATTCGCTACCGGCGGGTACGCCGTTCGCCGTCGACTCGTTCCCGGAGCAGCAGCGTGATCCGGTCACCGATCACGCCATATTCGTGAACGTGATGACCGAGGACCGCATGGCGGCCCTGGTGCGCTGCATCAACGGTGGCCGGCACTGCGAGTCCGGACCTCCGTGA
- a CDS encoding sigma-70 family RNA polymerase sigma factor produces MAALWSRSRQRQDTGDEALIRSLYEEHGRALLAYAQRLTGDRSAAEDVVQETLIRAWKHPDALVNGKGSVRGWLLTVARNIITDRYRAKAARPTEVAESVTTQPVERDHADAVVDSMVVMDALDQLSPDHRDVLVEIYFQGRSVAEAAQSLGIPPGTVKSRSHYALKALRDMYADRPKTVELVALKGVAV; encoded by the coding sequence ATGGCGGCATTGTGGTCACGCAGTCGGCAGAGACAGGACACCGGTGACGAGGCACTGATCCGGTCCCTCTACGAGGAACACGGCAGAGCCCTGCTGGCGTACGCACAGCGGCTCACCGGGGACCGCAGCGCCGCCGAGGACGTCGTCCAGGAAACCCTGATCCGAGCCTGGAAGCATCCGGACGCTCTGGTCAACGGCAAGGGATCGGTACGCGGCTGGCTGCTCACCGTGGCCCGCAACATCATCACGGACCGGTACCGGGCCAAGGCGGCGCGCCCTACGGAGGTCGCCGAATCGGTGACCACCCAGCCCGTCGAGCGGGACCACGCAGACGCGGTGGTCGACTCGATGGTTGTCATGGATGCGCTCGACCAGCTCTCCCCGGACCACCGGGACGTGCTCGTGGAGATCTATTTCCAGGGCAGAAGCGTCGCTGAGGCCGCGCAGAGCCTCGGCATACCGCCCGGTACGGTCAAGTCCCGCTCACACTATGCGTTGAAGGCCCTGCGGGACATGTACGCGGACAGACCCAAGACAGTGGAACTCGTGGCGTTGAAGGGGGTGGCGGTATGA
- a CDS encoding zf-HC2 domain-containing protein, which yields MSTREHDSELLGAYVLGALDEREVRAVDLHTASCQKCHDELDGLREMESALGEVPPEAFLDGPPEGGDLLLQRTLRQVRDEGAGQTLRRRAVLGAVAAVAAAAVLGSGVLIGQNTGEHSPVAAPPTPSVTATPPPPAKPTGVTIREGRSASTGTEIRLRVTPAADWIRLNTSVVGIPAGERCRLVVIAKDGSREIAGSWLVGDETKGSNLDGSAAVPMDDVEKVVIENDKGKEYVSVDV from the coding sequence ATGAGCACCAGGGAACACGACAGCGAACTGCTCGGCGCCTATGTCCTCGGAGCGCTCGATGAGCGGGAGGTGCGGGCCGTCGACCTACACACGGCGTCTTGCCAGAAGTGCCACGACGAACTGGACGGGTTGCGGGAGATGGAGTCCGCGCTCGGCGAAGTGCCCCCGGAGGCGTTCCTCGACGGGCCCCCGGAAGGGGGTGACCTGCTGCTTCAGCGCACGCTGCGGCAGGTCCGCGACGAAGGCGCCGGGCAGACGCTGCGGCGCAGGGCGGTCCTGGGCGCGGTCGCGGCGGTCGCGGCGGCAGCCGTCCTCGGAAGTGGTGTCCTGATCGGCCAGAACACCGGCGAACACTCCCCGGTGGCGGCCCCCCCGACACCCTCGGTCACGGCGACCCCGCCACCACCGGCGAAGCCGACGGGGGTGACGATCCGGGAGGGCCGCAGTGCCTCTACCGGCACCGAGATCAGGCTCCGGGTGACCCCGGCGGCCGACTGGATCCGCCTCAACACCTCGGTGGTGGGCATCCCGGCGGGCGAGCGCTGCCGCTTGGTGGTCATCGCGAAGGACGGGAGCCGCGAGATCGCGGGTAGTTGGCTCGTCGGCGACGAAACGAAGGGATCCAACCTCGACGGCTCGGCGGCCGTCCCCATGGACGACGTGGAGAAGGTCGTGATCGAGAACGACAAGGGCAAGGAGTACGTGTCCGTCGACGTCTGA
- a CDS encoding Y4yA family PLP-dependent enzyme has protein sequence MDAPLYLRPRVDPPLAALLSDRPFLHSLVDVLGSPLNVLLPDAVAENVARFRAVYGRHHLTGRVYFAHKANRSSALLRRLAAEDPAAVGVDVASVDELRHALGCGFTGDRIMATGPKDAAFLWLAARVGATVSLDSPGELERLSGLLRAHGLGRIAVLVRLSGFEYTSGPGGAGTRLLSRRSRFGTPLRDTDALLSALERNAETVEFVGAAYHLDTTGVEEKARALEQCVLFMDECRARGLAPRALDIGGGFGVGYVAEAEEWGRWTTALTEAVLGVRPPLTWRGHGYGLRNEGGTVRGAAALYPAYRPTAGPGYLDELLSLPAPVLGRPPASLLLEHLHDLHIEPGRSLVDQCGLSLARVLDVRPVDTGSGQYLVQLAMNAGDMSLEEHGVLVDPVLLPRGEAAPGDGEPVGVYLAGNLCLEGDLITRRLVFLPRLPRAGDLLAFVNTVGYAMDFRAHHAQRQPVARTVAVERRGESWHWCPDEDYWPITPVGEQSDEV, from the coding sequence GTGGACGCGCCCTTATACCTGAGACCCAGGGTGGACCCGCCGCTCGCCGCACTGCTGTCGGACCGGCCCTTTCTGCACTCGCTCGTCGACGTGCTGGGGTCGCCGCTCAACGTACTGCTCCCCGACGCCGTGGCCGAGAACGTCGCCCGCTTCCGCGCCGTCTACGGCCGCCACCATCTCACCGGCCGGGTGTACTTCGCGCACAAGGCGAACCGATCCAGCGCCCTGCTGCGACGACTGGCGGCGGAGGACCCGGCCGCCGTCGGCGTCGACGTCGCCTCCGTGGACGAGCTGAGGCACGCACTGGGATGCGGGTTCACCGGCGACCGCATCATGGCCACCGGTCCAAAGGACGCCGCGTTCCTCTGGCTGGCGGCCCGCGTGGGCGCGACGGTCAGCCTGGACTCGCCCGGGGAACTGGAACGGCTCTCCGGCCTGCTGCGCGCGCACGGGCTCGGCCGGATCGCCGTGCTGGTACGGCTGTCGGGGTTCGAGTACACCTCCGGCCCCGGGGGAGCGGGCACCCGGCTGCTCTCCCGGCGCAGCCGTTTCGGCACTCCGCTACGGGACACGGATGCGCTGCTGTCGGCGCTCGAACGCAACGCGGAGACCGTGGAGTTCGTCGGCGCCGCCTACCACCTCGACACCACCGGCGTCGAGGAGAAGGCGCGGGCGCTGGAGCAGTGCGTGCTGTTCATGGACGAATGCCGGGCACGCGGACTCGCGCCGCGCGCTCTCGACATCGGGGGCGGATTCGGCGTCGGCTACGTCGCCGAGGCGGAGGAATGGGGGCGGTGGACCACCGCGCTGACCGAGGCGGTGCTCGGCGTCCGCCCGCCGTTGACCTGGCGCGGTCACGGATACGGGCTGCGCAACGAGGGCGGCACGGTGCGCGGTGCCGCCGCGCTGTACCCCGCGTACCGCCCCACCGCCGGCCCCGGCTACCTCGACGAGCTGCTCTCACTGCCCGCGCCGGTGCTGGGCCGACCGCCCGCCAGCCTCCTGCTGGAGCACCTCCACGACCTGCACATCGAACCGGGCCGTTCACTGGTCGACCAGTGCGGACTCTCGCTCGCCCGCGTGCTGGACGTACGTCCCGTGGACACGGGCTCCGGGCAGTACCTGGTGCAGCTCGCCATGAACGCGGGCGACATGAGCCTGGAGGAGCACGGCGTCCTGGTGGACCCCGTCCTGCTGCCGCGAGGTGAAGCCGCCCCCGGTGACGGGGAGCCGGTCGGTGTCTACCTCGCGGGCAACCTCTGCCTGGAAGGTGACCTCATCACTCGGCGCTTGGTCTTCCTGCCCCGGCTGCCGCGGGCGGGGGATCTGCTGGCCTTCGTCAACACCGTCGGCTATGCCATGGACTTCCGCGCCCATCACGCGCAGCGGCAGCCCGTCGCGCGGACGGTCGCGGTGGAGCGGCGGGGCGAGTCCTGGCACTGGTGCCCGGACGAGGACTACTGGCCGATCACACCCGTGGGGGAGCAGTCGGATGAGGTATGA